A window of Bacillus sp. DX3.1 genomic DNA:
AAATTTTGAATACCCATTGTTAATGCTTTCATATGATTATGGATTAGTAGCAGTAGGGATAATTTATTTTTTATGTTTTTTATATCCAGCGTATCTTTTACTAAAAAAGAAGGAGTACCGTATATTATGTTATTTTCTAATCTGGTCTCTCATGATTAATTCATATAATGCAATGGCAAATTTGGGAAATGATACATTTGCTCAAGTTTGTTTTATTACCTTAATAATTCAAAGTTTGGTGAATGATGGGAGAGAAGAAATATGAAAAAATTGCTGGTTGTTGCGTATTATTTTCCACCTTATGGATCAGTAGGGGGAGTAAGAATGACAAAGCTTGTTAAATATTTTCATAGGTTAGGATGGGAATTAACGATTGTAACAGTGAGTGAAGAATATTATGAAAAAAATGAAATAGATTACAATAAATTAGCAGATATTCCTGAAGCTGTAGAGGTAATACGTACAAAAAGATGGGCTACATTTACGTCTTTTCAAGAAGAAGGGCTGTATTGGGCATTCCCGCTGTATAAGGAATTAAAGAAACAGGTAACGACTACAAAGTTTGATTATATTTTATACACAGGAGGCCCATATTTTCATTGGATTATTGCTCCAGTTTTAAAAAAGAAAATGAGAATTCCATATATTTTAGATTTTCGAGATCCATGGTTATTAACCCCGTATAATCAATCGGCAATAAGAAGAAGGGTTGCAGGCAAAATTGAACCAAACGTTATTAAAGAAGCAAGCTTTATTTTAAATGTTACTGAAGATGCAACGAATATGTATAAAAAGCAGTATTGCAATGAAAAAGACAATAAGTTTATTACAATTCCAAATGGCTATGATCCAGAAGACTTTACAAATGTTATTGAAAAAAGTAGTAATGTTGAAGGGATTAAGATTGTATATACAGGGAAATTTGGGACATTTCGAAATCCGTTTCCTCTATTCCATGCAATTCAAAAATATAATGAAGGCCATGAGGAGAAGATAAATTTTATTCATGTTGGTAAACAAGAAAAAGTAATTCAAGAGTTTATAGAGAACAAACCAACTATGAGAAAGTACATACATGAAACTGGTTTTCTACCATATAAAGAAGCGTTGCAATATGTTAAAGGAGCTGATTATACAGTTCTTATTTCGGGTGGGCATCCATATGAACCAACTACGAAGGTATATGACTATATGGCATTGCATAAACATATTTTATGTATAAATGATATTCGTTATGGTTATTTGCATAATTTATTATTTGATCAACCATTTTCTTCTGTAGTAAATAATGATGAAACGGAGATTTATGGAGCACTTATGGACTTAAATAAACGAAGAGAAGCTGATACGAAGTATATAGACACAGACCAATTCAATCGGAAGAATATTTATGAGAATTTGAATGACATATTAAAGGAGATTTGTCATGAAGATATTGCTCATATCTAATATGTATCCAAGTGCAGATTATCCTGCTTATGGAATATTTGTGAAAAAAACGGCGGATTTATTGGTAGAGGAAGGAATGGAATTAGAGCCCATTGTTATGTATAAACAAACAGCTTTGTTACAAAAAGCACTGGCTTATGTATGCCACTATATAAAAATCATGTGGAAATTATTGTTTTATTCCTACGATATTATATATGTACATTATGCATCACACAATGCCTTGCCAATTTTGCTTATAAAATTATTGAAAAGAAAAATTAAAGTTTATACGAATGTTCATGGAAGTGACGTCATTCCTGAGACGAGTATACAACGACTATTACAGCCATTTGTACATCTATTACTAAAACATTCCGCTTTTATTATTGTACCATCTGTATATTTTCAAAATATTATTAGAGAGAAATATAGGATAGCCACTCCAATTGGAGTTTTTCCATCTGGTGGCATTAACAGAGAAATATTTTATCCTGCAGAAGCGGAATTTTCTACCCTACACTTGTCGCCGCAATATCGTTATATTGGTTATGTCGGTAGAATCGATTATGAAAAGGGGTGGGATGATTTAGTTTATTCCTTTTCAGTTTTAAAAAGGGCTGATGCTCTTCCCTTTGTGAAATTAATCATGGTGGGAAATGGGAAAAATAAAAAAGAGTTACAGAAACAAATTCAATCATTGGCTATACAAGATGATGTTATTTTATTTGATTTTGTCTCTCATGAAACACTGTGTCTTTTATATAATATATTCGAAGTTTTTGTATTTCCAACGAGGAGAATCGGAGAGAGTTTAGGATTGGTGGGATTAGAAGCAATGAGTTGCGGGTTGCCGGTTATTGGTTCTGAAATTGGTGGTTTAACAAGTTATATTTTAGATAAAGAAAATGGATTGTTTTTTCAGCCTGGGGATCGAGAAGATCTAATAGAAAAGCTACATGACTTCCTTTCGTATTCAGAGGAAAAAAAAGAATATATGCGAAAAAAAGCAATTGAAACAGCAGCACCATATGAACAGCATAGAATAAAAGAGGTGTTTATTAAGTTCTTTTATAAAGGAGTATGTTATGAGGAAACGAGAAATGAAAATTTGTCTCACTAGTTCGTCGGGAGGCCATTTATCACAAATTTTTCAGCTCATACCAATCGTTAAGGAGTATTCATATTTTTTTATAACGGAAAAAAATATGACAACGGCGTCTTTACGACAACAACATAAAGTTTATTATTTACAACAACAAGAGAGGAAAAATCTCTTTTTTTTATTTGTTTTTTTACGAAATATATGGTTGTCACTGCTGTATGTATGGAAAGAAAAACCTAGTGTTGTCATTTCAACAGGTGCTGGTGCGACATTTCCCGTTTGTTTATTTGGAAAATTAATGGGCGCTCAAATTATATTTATTGAAAGCTTTGCAAAAGTACATTCACCAACGATTACGGGAAGAATGGTTTATCCCTTAGCTGATCGTTTTTATATTCAGTCACAAGAGCTAAAAAAATTTTACCCGAAAGCAGAATATAAGGGGGGCATATATTGATATTCATTACTGTTGGAACACAAAAGTTTGCATTTAATCGATTGATTCAAGAGTTAGATGAATTAGCTCTCAAAAGAAAAGTTTCGGAAGAGATGTTTGCACAAATTGGATATTCAACATATATACCTACGCATATCGGGGTGAAAAAGATGCTAACACCAAAAGAATTTTCGGTATATATGGAACGTGCTAGCATTGTGATTACGCATGGTGGTACGAGTTCAATTATTCAAGCGTTGAAACAGAAAAAGAAAGTCATTGTTGTACCAAGAAGAAAGAAATATAAAGAACATGTTGATGATCATCAAGTTGAAATTGCTCAAATGTTCTCTGAATCTGGTATGGTAGAAATTTTAAATGATGTTTCCAATTTGTTAGATCAATTGCAAGTAGTAAAACAAAAAGAATATAAACCTTATATCGAGCGAGAGTCTGGTTTAGTGCAGGATTTGGCACTTTACTTAGAGCGAATATAGAGAGAAAGGAAGATAGAGATGAAGATTGTCTTATTTGGTTGTGGATATGTTGGATTGACAACAGCTATATGTTTAGCAGAATTAGGACATCAAGTTACTTGTATAGATGTTGATAAACAAAAAATAAATATGTTAAAACAAGGAGAATCTCCTCTATATGAGCCAGGAATTGATATATATATAAAGCAACATACACTTGCTGGGAATCTGTTTTTTGCGAATGAAATAGGGACAAGCATTCAAGGGGCGGATTTTATTTTTATAGCAGTAGGAACTCCGCAACGAGATGATGGATCTGCTGATTTGACAAATGTTTTTGAAGTGAGTCAGCGGATTGCTGAGTGTGTTGTGAAAGATGTCATAGTAGTTGTGAAAAGCACGGTTCCAGTTGGGACAAATGATGCTATAAAAAAGGTAATCAGTGAAAAGAAAAGAAGTAACGCCGGTATCCAAATTGCTTCAAATCCAGAATTTTTACGAGAAGGAAGTGCTTTACATGATACATTTCAAGGAGAAAGAATTATAATCGGAGCAAGCGAAGAAGATGTATTTGAAAAAATGGAGACGTTATATAAACCCTTACATATTCCTATTGTAAAAACGGATATAAAAAGTGCGGAAATGATTAAATACGCATCAAATGCATTTTTAGCTACTAAGATTAGTTTTATTAATGAAATGGCGAATTTATGTGAAAAAGTAGGAGCGGATATTGAACAAGTAGCATATGGAATGGGGTTAGATAAACGTATTGGAAATGCATTTTTAAAAGCTGGAATTGGATATGGAGGGTCTTGTTTTCCAAAGGATACAAATGCATTGATGCAGATAGCAGGAAATGTACAATATCCATTTCAACTTTTAGCGTCAGTTATAGCTGTTAATCATGAGCAAAAAAGAAAATTCATTAATAAACTACAAACACTTTATGGTGATATAGTAGGAAAGCGAATTGCGGTTTTAGGGTTAGCTTTTAAGCCGAATACTGACGATATTCGAGAAGCACCAGCCATTTCTATTATTGAAGAACTATTCAAGTTTGGAGCACAAGTAATAGCGTATGATCCAGTTGCAATACAAAATGCTAAAAAAGTATTACCGAACGAGGTGAGTTTTGTTAGTGAAATAGATCAAGCGATTACAGATGCTGATTGTGTATGTATTTTGACGGAATGGGATGAAATTAAGAACTATCCATTAATTAATTTTCAAAAGTTAATGAAAGAAGCGACCATCTTTGATGGACGGAATTGTTTTACATTAGAGGAAATAGAAAAGTATGAGATACAGTATCATTCGATTGGGCGAAGACAAGTTATATATGATTTTGTGAAATAGTGAAAAGGGGAGAAGCCTCTTGTTTTGTATAGGCGTATTGCTTTATACAAACAAGAGGCTTACTTGGAACATATTAATTTTTTAGGATAACATTCCATATGGTCTGATCGTATTGATAACCTTCTATATTTGCCTCCATCGTGTTAGAGAGATGAGTTTTTCCGTTGGAATAACTCATATAGCCTTGTTGTAATTTATATAATAAATCTTTTGTACCAACTTGTATAAGAGCTTCGATAGACTGATTTTGTTGATTAACATCCCAATCCCCTAATAACTTCAAATTAGTTAATGTTGGAACGGTATTCATCCAGCTTTCATAGGAATAAAATGCATCGCTTCGTTTCCCTTGTGCATCAGTAGCATTAAATTCTTTGAGCATACCGGATTGTCCCACAACAGGAGAAGACCCTTTGATAAGGTATGCTCTCCCATTAGCTCCTGTGTTTGTTACGATTTCACTGTACGTAAATTGGGATACTGTATGAAAGAGAGAAATAGAGTTGGATAATGGAATTCCTTGATAAGAAAATGAATGTTTTATACCAGCTCCAGAACCACCATAGCGGTCATAACCACCGCTCTCCATTAAAGATTTTGATGTCTTTATCCACGTATTGTAAATATTTGTGAATCCTAATTGCTGAAACATATTCATATAGGTTGTATAGTCAAAGTTTTGCAGGAAACGATTTACATTATCTGCACCAAAATAGTAGGAAGCTGCAATCATGACATTTACATATCCATTTCGGTAATTGGGATTATAAGACTTTTTAAAATTTCCTAGTTGATTTAAACCGGTATAAAAATCATTGTTATCATCGTATGACCAGTGTCCAGCAATAGTAAAGGCTCTCATAAGCCAATCGATCTTTTGGATTTCTAGTGGGGAGAGTTCTTTCCAAATAGCAGGAATATGTTTTGTAAGTAAAAATGTTTGTGCAATAATATTGTGAGTGCGACCATCAAGTCCGCCGTTTGCATTCGGCTCTTTACCTGAACTAATCACACTTTTGATATGTTGGAGGACTCGTGTTTTTACAGTTATATTTTTAGGTGTTTTATATTCAGGATTATAGAAGCAACAAAGAGTTAAAAAGTAAAAAGCTTTTGCGCGTTTTACAATAATGCTGCTTGTATCTGTATAGTGAGGAGAAATCACTGCAAGTAATGATTCAGATAAAGCTTGATCAACTAAAGAGGTGGGGAAGGGGAAAAATGAGGAGAGATTATTCATTATATAAAAACCACTCTTTCTTTTATAAATCTATTAATCTATTAATATGTATATACGTTAAGTATGCAAAGAGTGTGGACAAGAGTGGAGTTTTGATTGATAAGGAGGAATTTATTTGCTGAGGAAAACGGTATGGTTTATAGGTGCCCTTTTTTTAGGTATGGTAGCTTTCTTATATGTATATGAACAGAAAAATAAAAATAGTGAACGCATCGTTAATGAAGAGAAGATATTACGTGTTGCAATGGAGGAACCACTGCTTGCATTTGAAGGAAGGCGAGATATTAAAGCTGTATATGTGAAACAAGCAAAAGCATTTTATTTTTTATCATTATTTTCGTATGAAAATCAGGGGAGGGTAGAGGTAAGAGAAAGGATTTTAGAACATGTACGTAGTCTTATAAGTGGTGGAAAGGAACCAAATGCAAATGGTGGACTTGATGGTAGGACACATAACATAGTTGCCCAAGCTCTTGTGTTGGTGAAGCATAATGAGATGATATGGGAAGAATTAAATAGAGAAGAGAGAGAGAAAGTAGATTGGATTATGCGCTCTTTAGCAATTGCTTCTCATTGGTCATATGATGACGATAATAATTTTTATACAGGCTTAGATCAGCAAGGAAATTTTAAAAAATCGTATAATCCGAATTACAAAAATGGTTATGGAAATACAATAGTGGCTGTTACGATGTATTTTGGTGTGAAGAAGACTAAAACTATTTTTTCGGAATTTTCTTACCGTTATTACATGGAACAGTTCAAGAAATATCAATATAAAAATATTATAAATACGTGGTCTCAATCTGGAAGTCATATAATGGAACAAGGTGGAAGAGATCGAAAAGGTGGCCACGGTGCAGGTGTGAAAAATAGTTTCATATTTGAGGGAACAGGGATTGACAATGTAATGGGGATTTTTAGAAAAGTGACGTTTGATACATATAACAAGAACGTAAAAAATAGTGGAGCTGATGGGAAAGCATACATAGTAAAAGGGCGTTCTCCTTCTGAAGGAGAGATGGGAATGATTGCTGAATTTGATTCCAATGATGCAAAAGGAAAACGGAGTGACGCATTTTATTCTTATGAAAGCTGGATGAATACAATTCCGACAATGCTGAATTTAAAACTATTCAATTATTGGGAGGATAAAGATGGAGAAATCGAAAAGCGAATTGATGTAGGAACAAAGGATTTACTTTATAAATTAGAGAAGGGGTATAAGGGATTCGCGAATGGAGAATCTTACGTGATAACAGAGTCGGATGTAAATAAAGAAGGATTTTTATACGATCAATTCATTTGGAAATATTGGATGTAAAAAAATAAGATACACTATTTTTAAAATATGTTATAAGAAAAGTGGCTCCTGAAAAGGAACCGCTTTTCTTATAGGGAAAATATGAAAATAGTTATTCTTTTTGTAATTGTTGAATTCGTTTTTCGCCCCAATCGTACATCATTTGTAAAATAGGTTGTAAACTCTCACCTAGTTCTGTTAAAGAATATTCTACTTTAGGTGGGATTTCTGGATAAATTTTTCGTGAAATAACACCGTCATCTTCCAGTTCACGTAATTGTTTTGTTAATACTTTATGCGTAATTTTCGGGAATAAATGTTGTATGGCACTAAAACGCATTGGGCCATTTATGCCTAAACGATACAAAATGACGATTTTCCATTTGCCACTTATAATGGATAAGGTTAATTCTTTTGCACAATTTAATTCTTTATTATGTATTTTATGCAGTATTTCCTTACGTAAATCTTGCTCCATACGATTCACCTTCCATTCAGTATCCTCGAGGATACTTTCTATCAAAAAAGTGCATACTTCTCGCGGCGTAACACTACATTTATAATAAAAGCAGTAAGGCAGAAGAAATCACTTATTTCTATATTACCACAATTGAATTAGGGCGATTTGATCCTGCATTAACGAGAAGTAACATCTATATTTCAAAATTTTACAAGAAGTAAAGAAGTTGGGGGATGAAGAAATATCCTACTGATCAAAGTTTCACTTTATAGAGGAGGGACAAGAAATGGAAAAAATGGGGACAATGACAAAGAGTTTTGTAAGTAATTATCTTGCAGAACAACCAATTACGCTAAAAAGTCGTTTCACATATAGTTTACCTCTTTATAGCGTTGGAATTATGATAATCGAATTGTTGGAAAATGATTACTTACAAATAAACAAAAATAACAACATACAATTTACGAATAAAGGAGAAGTAAATCATACTTATTTCAATAAGCTTATGTTAATTATAAAAAACAATGAAAATCGTACATTTATAGAATGGATTCTTTATTTTGCAGCAGAGAGAAAGAAAATAGATGATCTGTTTATGTCTGTATTGAAAGAGATGAAAGAAGAAGGAGTAATTCAGTATCAAGCAAAAAAGGTACTTTCTTGTATTCCTTACCAAAAAATAGTCTTGTACGTGAGCGGAACAAACTCGTTTGTTGATTATATACAAAAAGATCCGGTATTTAAAAAAGGAAATGAAATTGAGAAGATAATTGTGTTATGGAAATATTGTTATGCAGCTTATACAAATGATCAAGAAGTAGAGTCTTTGAAAAAAGAGCAGACATTCTGTAGTTTTGTACAAAAATTACAAGAAGGGGTTTCTGAAGGGGCTCACAGAAATGTTTTGTTTGTGTAAATGCACTTTCATTCATTTACCAGAATAGTTGAATAGTTTTGCTTTGAGAAGCATGTAGGACAAATGCAAAAAAGGAAACAAACAGGGATTACAGGTTTGTTTCCTTTTTTGCATTTACAATTAGATACTCATTTCCATTCAATCTCTTGTAAACGAGCAAGTAAATTGCTATGGATACGTAGTAAAGAGTGAATATCTTCTAGCAAAAGATTATGAAGGTCGCCTAAGAATCGATGTTCCAGCAGGAAAAGAAAGCTTTATGACTAATTTAGAAACATGTGGTTTCAAAAAGGTGAATGAGCCACCCATTATGATGAAGAATGATAATCAATTTTTGAAACGGAATGGGGAATTGTATGGAATTGCTGCGCAAATTTTTGGTTAAAACAAAAGATTCCTTTTTGAGAAAGGAATCTTTTTACGTTATAAATGAAATTGCGTCATTCACGATATTGGTCATGAATGGGTTGAAATAGATCTTCCTCGACATCTCTAACGATGGAAAAATGATCGACATTATAATGACCATGCAGTGTTTCGTTATGATGTTCGATGATTTGCTTTGCAGATAAAATTGTAGAATCGGTCGTTGAGTGCCCATCTTTTATTAAAGTGACATCAAATCCCTGTACTGTTGCTGTTCTAACCGCGCTATCAATACAATGTTCGGTTTTACAGCCTCCTACAACAAGATGACCAATTTCTTTTTCTATTAAAATAGCATGTAAAGAAGTGTTATAAAATGAATTGGTCGCCTCTTTATCGATAACTAGTGCTGTAGATGGTATTTTAATTTCTTCGTGTATTTGAAATCCTTTCCCTATACCGGAAGCAACATCAGTATCCCTTACAAAAATAATGAGAGCATCTGATTGAAGTGCTTTTTTGATTGCTACATTTATTGTAGTTAACAATTGATCTTTCTGAAACACTTCTGTTTCTTTCTCATTTCCGTCAATAAG
This region includes:
- a CDS encoding glycosyltransferase; translated protein: MKKLLVVAYYFPPYGSVGGVRMTKLVKYFHRLGWELTIVTVSEEYYEKNEIDYNKLADIPEAVEVIRTKRWATFTSFQEEGLYWAFPLYKELKKQVTTTKFDYILYTGGPYFHWIIAPVLKKKMRIPYILDFRDPWLLTPYNQSAIRRRVAGKIEPNVIKEASFILNVTEDATNMYKKQYCNEKDNKFITIPNGYDPEDFTNVIEKSSNVEGIKIVYTGKFGTFRNPFPLFHAIQKYNEGHEEKINFIHVGKQEKVIQEFIENKPTMRKYIHETGFLPYKEALQYVKGADYTVLISGGHPYEPTTKVYDYMALHKHILCINDIRYGYLHNLLFDQPFSSVVNNDETEIYGALMDLNKRREADTKYIDTDQFNRKNIYENLNDILKEICHEDIAHI
- a CDS encoding glycosyltransferase, with the protein product MKILLISNMYPSADYPAYGIFVKKTADLLVEEGMELEPIVMYKQTALLQKALAYVCHYIKIMWKLLFYSYDIIYVHYASHNALPILLIKLLKRKIKVYTNVHGSDVIPETSIQRLLQPFVHLLLKHSAFIIVPSVYFQNIIREKYRIATPIGVFPSGGINREIFYPAEAEFSTLHLSPQYRYIGYVGRIDYEKGWDDLVYSFSVLKRADALPFVKLIMVGNGKNKKELQKQIQSLAIQDDVILFDFVSHETLCLLYNIFEVFVFPTRRIGESLGLVGLEAMSCGLPVIGSEIGGLTSYILDKENGLFFQPGDREDLIEKLHDFLSYSEEKKEYMRKKAIETAAPYEQHRIKEVFIKFFYKGVCYEETRNENLSH
- the pssD gene encoding PssD/Cps14F family polysaccharide biosynthesis glycosyltransferase, whose translation is MRKREMKICLTSSSGGHLSQIFQLIPIVKEYSYFFITEKNMTTASLRQQHKVYYLQQQERKNLFFLFVFLRNIWLSLLYVWKEKPSVVISTGAGATFPVCLFGKLMGAQIIFIESFAKVHSPTITGRMVYPLADRFYIQSQELKKFYPKAEYKGGIY
- the pssE gene encoding PssE/Cps14G family polysaccharide biosynthesis glycosyltransferase, whose product is MIFITVGTQKFAFNRLIQELDELALKRKVSEEMFAQIGYSTYIPTHIGVKKMLTPKEFSVYMERASIVITHGGTSSIIQALKQKKKVIVVPRRKKYKEHVDDHQVEIAQMFSESGMVEILNDVSNLLDQLQVVKQKEYKPYIERESGLVQDLALYLERI
- a CDS encoding UDP-glucose/GDP-mannose dehydrogenase family protein, which produces MKIVLFGCGYVGLTTAICLAELGHQVTCIDVDKQKINMLKQGESPLYEPGIDIYIKQHTLAGNLFFANEIGTSIQGADFIFIAVGTPQRDDGSADLTNVFEVSQRIAECVVKDVIVVVKSTVPVGTNDAIKKVISEKKRSNAGIQIASNPEFLREGSALHDTFQGERIIIGASEEDVFEKMETLYKPLHIPIVKTDIKSAEMIKYASNAFLATKISFINEMANLCEKVGADIEQVAYGMGLDKRIGNAFLKAGIGYGGSCFPKDTNALMQIAGNVQYPFQLLASVIAVNHEQKRKFINKLQTLYGDIVGKRIAVLGLAFKPNTDDIREAPAISIIEELFKFGAQVIAYDPVAIQNAKKVLPNEVSFVSEIDQAITDADCVCILTEWDEIKNYPLINFQKLMKEATIFDGRNCFTLEEIEKYEIQYHSIGRRQVIYDFVK
- a CDS encoding helix-turn-helix domain-containing protein; the protein is MEQDLRKEILHKIHNKELNCAKELTLSIISGKWKIVILYRLGINGPMRFSAIQHLFPKITHKVLTKQLRELEDDGVISRKIYPEIPPKVEYSLTELGESLQPILQMMYDWGEKRIQQLQKE
- a CDS encoding isochorismatase family protein, with product MKQALLIIDAQQELIDGNEKETEVFQKDQLLTTINVAIKKALQSDALIIFVRDTDVASGIGKGFQIHEEIKIPSTALVIDKEATNSFYNTSLHAILIEKEIGHLVVGGCKTEHCIDSAVRTATVQGFDVTLIKDGHSTTDSTILSAKQIIEHHNETLHGHYNVDHFSIVRDVEEDLFQPIHDQYRE